In Paenibacillus algicola, a genomic segment contains:
- a CDS encoding ABC transporter permease, which yields MLLPAALVTLIFAYVPMGGLIMAFQDFKPYDGVFNSPFVGLEHFRFMFEYPDSKQVIINTLIIAGLKIVFGLLVPFTFAILLNEIRLTLFKRVVQTLVYLPHFISWVILGAILTDMLGSEGIVNGMLQAMGMDPIFWLGDGNWFRFTVVVSDIWQNFGFNTIVFLAALAGVNPSLYEAAEVDGANRWKQTLYITIPAMIPITVVVATLSIGNILNAGFDQIFNLYNPLVYDKGDIIDTFVYRTAILNGQFSFGTAVGMFKSVVGLVLIVISYRLAARYAGYKIF from the coding sequence ATGCTGTTACCGGCTGCGCTGGTGACCCTGATTTTTGCCTATGTGCCTATGGGCGGCCTGATTATGGCCTTTCAGGATTTCAAGCCATACGATGGCGTCTTTAATTCCCCATTTGTCGGTCTGGAGCATTTCCGATTTATGTTCGAGTATCCCGACAGTAAGCAAGTCATTATCAACACCCTGATTATTGCAGGACTCAAGATCGTGTTCGGGCTTCTCGTTCCGTTCACCTTCGCCATTCTCCTGAATGAAATCCGCCTGACTCTGTTCAAGCGGGTCGTCCAGACCCTGGTTTACCTGCCCCACTTTATTTCATGGGTCATTCTGGGTGCCATCCTGACCGATATGCTTGGCAGTGAGGGCATCGTCAACGGCATGCTGCAGGCCATGGGTATGGATCCGATCTTTTGGCTCGGGGACGGGAACTGGTTCCGGTTTACGGTCGTCGTCAGTGACATTTGGCAGAACTTCGGCTTTAACACTATCGTGTTCCTTGCGGCATTAGCGGGTGTGAATCCGTCGCTGTACGAGGCGGCCGAGGTGGATGGCGCGAACCGCTGGAAGCAGACGCTGTATATTACGATCCCAGCCATGATTCCGATTACGGTCGTAGTCGCCACGCTGTCGATCGGTAATATTCTGAATGCAGGCTTTGACCAGATCTTCAACCTGTATAACCCGCTTGTGTACGACAAAGGAGATATCATTGATACGTTTGTCTACCGCACCGCGATTTTGAATGGACAGTTCAGCTTTGGTACGGCAGTCGGCATGTTCAAGTCGGTGGTCGGTCTCGTACTGATCGTCATCTCTTACCGCCTGGCAGCAAGATATGCAGGCTACAAAATATTTTAG